A region from the Pelobates fuscus isolate aPelFus1 chromosome 3, aPelFus1.pri, whole genome shotgun sequence genome encodes:
- the LOC134602044 gene encoding olfactory receptor 6B1-like gives MLEVNQTVVTEFLLLGFQNLRIFNIILYFLFLVIYILTLGFNLLIISLVAKFQNLKSPMYFFLSHLSLCDILLTTNITPKMLLIIITGGSTISIKGCITQLYFYGASATTECLLLTVMSYDRYVAILTPLHYTSVMDPRLPHYLALWSWVLSCTISLVIACLIHTLVFCGPHVIDHYFCDFAPLVELSCSDSTVVEMVDFILSIPLVIFPLFFIIYTYVRIFITIFRIPSTSGKHKAFSTCSSHLIVVSMYYGTLITIYMTPSKWQLLNVNKVLSLLYTMGTPFINPIIYSLRNHEIKEALKHFNEALTLSITVSLT, from the coding sequence ATGCTGGAAGTCAACCAGACAGTGGTGACAGAATTCCTGCTTTTGGGATTTCAGAACCTCAGGATAtttaacattatattatattttctatttcttgTAATCTACATATTGACATTGGGATTCAATCTTCTGATTATTTCATTGGTGGCAAAGTTTCAGAATTTGAAATCTCCCATGTATTTCTTTCTCAGTCACTTATCACTGTGTGATATCTTACTCACCACAAATATAACTCCAAAAATGCTTCTAATTATAATTACCGGAGGAAGCACAATATCCATTAAGGGTtgcataacacaattatacttcTATGGTGCATCAGCAACAACTGAGTGTCTTCTTCTCACGGTGATGTCCTACGACCGATATGTAGCCATCCTCACTCCATTGCATTACACGTCTGTCATGGACCCCAGACTTCCTCACTATCTTGCTCTATGGTCATGGGTTTTATCATGTACAATATCATTAGTTATTGCTTGTCTAATACATACATTAGTATTCTGCGGTCCCCATGTAATTGACCATTATTTCTGTGATTTTGCCCCCCTTGTGGAGTTATCATGTTCTGATTCTACTGTAGTTGAAATGGTCGATTTTATATTGTCAATACCACTTGTTATTTTTCCTTTGTTCTTCATCATTTATACATATGTAAGAATTTTTATCACCATCTTTAGAATTCCCTCGACCAGTGGGAAACATAAAGCTTTCTCCACCTGTAGCTCTCACTTGATTGTAGTGAGCATGTACTATGGGACTCTGATTACAATATATATGACTCCTTCTAAATGGCAATTGCTTAATGTAAATAAGGTTCTATCACTGTTATATACCATGGGAACTCCATTTATCAATCCAATTATTTATAGTCTAAGGAATCATGAGATAAAGGAAGCTCTAAAGCATTTTAATGAAGCTCTAACATTATCTATTACAGTGTCTCTAACCTAA